In Brachybacterium saurashtrense, the genomic stretch CCAGGCGGTGCAGGAGCCGTCTCCGAGGACGACCGGGTGACCGCCCTGCAGATCCGGTCGTCGGCCCGTCTCGGTACGAAAAGCGACCATGCGTGCAAGGGCCGGAGACGAGGGTCCTGTGCCTGCTCATGGGGGGGGCGACGTTCTCTCCGTCTCCGGGGAGGCCGCGCGAGGTCGACGCGGTCGTGCGTACGGACGTGTCAGCAGTAGGCGGTCGTCGAGGTGCTGCGGACGTAGCTCTTCGAAGCAGCCTTTCGCACGCCCTTGTAGCGGCAGGATTCCAGCAGCGTGCCCTTGGCGCTGTACAGACGGGCGGTGTCGCCGGTGTTGTTCCAGATGTAGCTGGACTTGTTCCAGTACAGCGTCGAGGTCGTGTTCCTCCCCTTGCCCGAACGGATCGTGAGGGTCTTCCCGGGGGCGAGTCTCGTGCCCCTCGGGACGGTGAACTTCTGCGGACCGTTGTCGCGGATCACGTAGCCGGACAGCGTCAGAGTCTTCGACCCGGTGTTCTTCACCTGGATGAACTCCTTCACGTACCCGCTGTTCTTGGCGTAGTCCTTCCCGGGCGGGTTGTAGTACACCTTCACGATGTCCAGCGGCTTCTTCACGGCGGCCTGCGCGGCCGGGGGAGCCAGGACCAGCGGAGCGGTGACGAGCATGGCGGCTAGCAGGACGGCCAGGATTCGGGCGCGCGAGATGAGGGCGGTGAGCATGGTGACCTCTGAGGAGAAGAAGATCCGCGGGTGACGGCCGACTCCCGTCGGCTCTCCTCAGGATCGGGAGCACTGTGACAACAGGAAGATAACCGGTGCGGGCCCTTCTTGCGAGGGCTTCTGCACGGTCGTCGTGAATGCGGTGGTCACGCAGCTGGGACGGGGAGCGCTACATCGACTCCTGCCACGCCTGGTAGAGCGCCGCGAAGCGGCCGCCGGCGGCGACCAGCTCGGTGGGGGAGCCGTCCTCCACGACCTCGCCGCCGTGCACCACCAGCACCCTGTCCGCGATCATCACGGTGGTGAGGCGGTGGGCGATGATCAGGGAGGTGCGTCGGCCCAGCAGCTTCGTGAGCCCCTCCTGCACCATCCGCTCGCTGGGGATGTCCAGCGAGCTGGTGGCCTCGTCGAGGATCAGCACCCGCGGATCGGCGAGGAACGCGCGCGCGAACGAGATCAGCTGCCGCTGCCCGGCGCTCACCCGGCCGCCGCGCTTGTTCACGTCGGTGTCGTAGCCGTAGGGGAGCTTCTCGATGAACTCGTCGGCCCCGATCGCCCGTGCCGCCGCCTCGATCTCCTGGCGGCTCGCCCCGGGCTTGCCCAGCGCGATGTTGTCCGCCACCGTGCCGGAGAACAGGTACGCCTCCTGCGTGACCATCACGATGTTGCGGGTGAGGTCCTCCATCGAGATGTCCCGCAGGTCCACGCCGTCCAGCTGCACGCTGCCGGCGGTCGCGTCGTAGAACCGGGCGATCAGCTTCGCCACCGTGGACTTGCCGGCACCGGTCTGGCCCACCAGGGCGATGGTCTGCCCGGCCGGGATGTGCAGGTCCATCGGCTGCAGCACCAGCGGCCCGTCGGCGGTGTACCGGAAGGAGACGTCCTCGAAGTCCACCTGCCCGTCGGAGCTGGGCAGGGGAGTGGGCGCCGCCGCCTCCGCCACGTGCGGCCGCACCGCCAGCAGGTTCGCGATCTTCTCGAGCGCGGAGACGGCGGACTGGAAGGCGTTGTAGAAGTTCGCGATCTCGTCCACCGGCTGGAAGAAGCGCCGCGAGTACAGCACCAGCGCCACCAGCACACCCACCTGCAGGTCACCGCTGAGCACGCGGAACCCGCCCACCACCAGCACCGCGGCGATGGTGACGTTCGCGAGCACGCGCAGCGCCGGCTGGTAGATGCCGAACACGTTGATCGAGCGCATCGACGCGTCGCGGTAGTCCTGGGCCAGGCGATCGAACTCCGCCTGGTTGCGGTCCTCCTTGCGGAACGCCTTCACCGCGCGGATCCCGGCCATGGCCTCCACGAAGTGCACGATCAGCCGCGCCGAGTGGGTGCGGATCGCGCGGTACTCCACGCTGGAGCGCTTCTGGAACCACACCGTCAGCGCCACGCACGGGATCAGCATCAGCAGCATCACCAGGCCCGTCACCGGATCCATGGTCACGATCAGCACGATCGTGAACACCATCGACAGCGAGGCGCCCACCATCACGTTCACGCCCGAGTCCAGCAGCTCGCGCAGCGCCTCCATGTCGGAGGTCTGCCGGGAGACGATCCGCCCCGAGGTGTAGGACTCGTGGAACTCGAGATCCTGCTGCTGGGTGAAGCGGAACACCTTCCGTCGCAGGGCGAGCAGCATCCGCTGCCCCACCACCACGGACTGGCGCACGTAGCCGAAGGTGAGCACGCCGCCGACGATCGCGGCCGCGACGGCCAGCGCCGCCGCCTGGGTGGCCGGCCACGGATCCCCCGCCAGCAATGAGGGCAGGCCGTGGTCGATGCCCCAGGCGATGATCGCCGGGCCCGCGACGACGGCGAGCTGCGCGATCACCACCATCACGGCCATCACGGCGAACTGCCCCTTGACCGGGGAGATCAGCTCGCCGAGCAGGGCGAAGGAGCGCTTGCGGGACTCCCTGGCCTCCGCGGCGGTGAGGGCGCCATTCTCGGCGTCGTCCCTGTCGGTCGGTGCGGTGGCGGTCATCGGCCCTCCTCCTGGATGGCGCGCAGCTCGAGCTCCCCGGTGAGGGTCTCGATGTCCTGGTCGCGGCGGCGCTCCTCCTCCTGGTTCGCGATCACCCAGCGATAGCGCGCCGAGCGCGCCATCAGCTCGGTGTGGGTGCCCACGGCGACCACGCGACCGCCGTCCAGCAGCGCCACCCTGTCCGCCAGCGCGACCGTCGAGGTGCGGTGGGCGACGATCAGCGTGGTGGTGCCCTCGAGCACCTCCCGCAGCCGCTGCGTGACGGTCTCCTCCGTCTTCGTGTCGAGTGCGGAGAGCGGATCGTCCAGCAGCAGCACCGCGGGCTTGGCCGCGATCGCGCGGGCCAGGGCCAGGCGCTGGCGCTGACCGCCGGAGAGGCTCATCCCCTCCTCGCCGATGCGGGTGTCCACCCCCTCGGGCAGCTCGTAGGCGTAAGTCGCATCCGCGGTGCGCAGCGCGAGATGCAGCAGCTCCTCCGCCTGCTCCTCGGAGAGCGAGGGATCCGCGCCCAGCAGCACGTTCTCCCGCACCGAGTCGGAGAACAGCGTCGCCTCCTCGAAGGCGACCGCGGTGAGCGTGCGCAGGTCCATCAGGTCCATCTCCCGCACATCGACCCCGTCGATGCGGACGGTGCCGGAGGTGACGTCGTACAGCCGAGGCACCAGCTGCAGCAGCGTGGACTTGCCGGAGCCGGTCACGCCCACCAGCGCCATCGTCTCGCCGGGGCGGATCTCCAGATCCACGCCGTCGATCACGTCCTCCACGTGGTCCGGGGCGTCCTCGTAGCGGAAGTGCACGCCCTCCAGGCGCACCGCGCCGGTGGCGGCCGAGGTGTCGATCCGCCGCGCATCCTCCGGGGAGGTGATCGCGTTCTCGGAATCCATCACCTCGTAGTGGCGGTCCAGGGCGGTGGAGGCGTTCACGGCCTGCCCCAGCAGCATCCCGAACATCCGCACCGGGCCCACCACCAGGGTGGCCGTGGCGAAGTAGGAGGCCAGCTGGCCGGTGCTGATGTCCCCGTTCGCCGTGAGGTGCAGCCCCACCAGCAGCGCCACGCCGAGCGCGAGCTCGGGGAGCATGAACATGAACATGTCGAAGCGGGCGATGGCGGTGGCCTTGCGCACCTCGGTGCGGCGCAGCTCCTCCGCCTGCTCGGTGAAGCCCTCGAGGGCCGACGGGCCGCGCCCGAACGCCTTGAGCACCCGGATGCCCTGCACCGACTGCTCGATGGTGGTGGCGAGATCGCCGTTCTGATCCTGCGAGAGGCGGGAGAGCACGGAGAAGGAGCGGTGGAAGCGGTAGGCGATGACGGTGACCGGCACCGCGGCGACGAAGAAGATCAGCGCCAGGATCGCGCTGGAGCGCACCAGCAGGGACATGCCCACCACGATCGTGACCACGTTGGTGACCGCCATGATCATGCCGAACGCGATCCAGCGCCGGATCTGGTTGATGTCGCTCATCATCCGCGAGAGCAGCTGGCCGGAGCCCCAGCCGTCGTGGAAGGAGACCGGCATGTGCTGGACCTTCTCGTAGAAGCGCACCCGGATCTGCTTCTCCACCGTGGTGGAGGGGGCGACGGCGAAAGTGCGCCGCAGCCAGATCAGGGACGCCTCGACGATGCCGAGGCCCAGCACGATCGCGCCGCCGGTCCAGATCGTGGCGGCGGTGGCGTCGGTGTCGAGGCGGTTGACGATGAACTCGAGGACCTGCGGGATCATCAGGGCCACGATCGAGGCCGTCATGGCGCTGAGCAGGCCCAGGTAGAGGCGGAATCGGATGGGGCGGACGGTGGTCCAGAGACGGCTCATGGTGCCGAGCATGGGGAGAGAAAACCTCAGGGGTGCGGGGAGGCCCCGGCGGTCGGGACCGAAGGCTTAGCCTAGTCAACTATCCCGACGGGCGAAAGCGGATAAGCGCTCTCCGGCGTGGCGGCGCCGAGGCCGATCGACGTGGCGCCGGGGCTGGCCGACGTGGTGCGGGGCTGAGCGGGGTGCGGCGCCCGAGCGGCTCAGGCCTCCGGCGCGATCTCGCTCCACTCGCTGTACGCGGCATCGGAGAGCAGCGCGGCGGCGCCGGCGGTCGCGGCGGTCACGGACAGCACCGCCGGCCAGGACCCGATCTTCTTCGCCAGCGGGTGCGAGAGGCCGAAGCCGAGCACGTAGGCGGCGCCGAGCACAGCGGTGGTGGCCGGGCCGCGGCGCGCCAGCCAGGTGCGGCCCGCGTAGACGCCGGCCGCGGCGAGCACCACGCCGCCCAGCGGGCGGATGCCCGTCTCCCGGGCGGTGACGTACCCGCCGATCAGGCCCACGGCGACGACGGGGGCGGTGCGGACGGCGGCGGCAGGCTTCAGGGCGGTGCTCATGCCTCCGAGCCTACGCCGGAGGCGGCAGGATCTCGCTCAGGATTCGACCTGGAGGCGCTTCGCCTCCGCGGCGAGATCCGCCTGCCCGGCCACGTCCTCGAGCGATGCCCCGGTGGAGGCCGTCACCGCGGCGCCCACCAGCCCCTCCACGAGCGGGGCGGCGCTGAGGCGCACCCGCTGCGCGAGGTCCGGGTCGAGCATCTCCAGCGCGAGGTGGGCGGACATGATCGCGCTGCCCAGATCCATCAGCACCAGCACGCCCTGCCCGTCGGCCGCTCGTTCGATCGCCGCCGCGATCGCGGCCGCGTCGGTGCCCAGCGCCATCCCGTCGGGCGCGGCGCTGTCCGCGACGCCGGCGGCGATCGCGATCTCGGGGCCGTCGCCGCGCAGCATCTGCCCGGCGAGGTCCACCGCGGCGCGAGCCAGCGGCGCGGAATGGGAGACGACGACGATCCCGGTCACCGCGACTCCTCCCCGGTGACGGTCTCCGCCAGCGCCTGCCACAGCAGGGCTGTGCTCGCCGCCCCCGGATCGATGTGCCCCACCGAGCGCTCGCCCAGGTAGGAGGCGCGGCCCTTGGTGGCCGTCAGAGGGGCGGTGTCCTCCCGGCCCTGTGCGGCGGCGGCCGCGCCGGCGGTCGCGGCGGCGGCGAGGTCGTCCCCGGCGCCGCGGTACGCCTCCAGCGCCGGCGTCCAGGCGTCCAGCATCGTCTTCTCGCCCGGGCTCGCCTTGCCACGGTCGGCGACGCCCTGCACACCGGCGGCGAACGCCTCGCCGAGCGCGGCGGCGTCCAGGGATTCGGCGTCCCCGGCGGCGCTCGCCATGCGCAGCAGCAGCGTCCCGTACAGCGGCCCGGAGGCGCCGCCGACGGTGGAGACCAGCGTCATCCCCGCCTTCTTCAGCAGGGCGGCGGGCCCGCCGGCCGCGGCGTCGTCGGCGATCCCGTCGACCGCGCGGAACCCACGGGACATGTTCGCGCCGTGGTCCGCGTCGCCGATGGCGGCGTCCAGGGAGGTGAGCTCCTCGGCGTGCGCCTCCATCAGCGCGGCGCAGCGGTGCAGCCAGGCGGCGAGGTCCGTGGCGGTGAGGGCGGTGTTCATCGGCTCCTCCTCACAGTCCGCGGCGCAGGGCGGGGGTCGAGACCGGCGCGTCCCACAGGGCGGTGAGCTCCTCGTCCAGGCGCAGCAGCGTGATCGAGGCGCCGGCCATGTCGAGGCTGGTGATGTAGTTGCCGACGAGGTGCCGGGACACCTCCACCCCGGCCTCGGCGAGCACCTCGTGCGCGTCCTTGGCCAGGATGTACAGCTCCAGCAGCGGCGTGCCGCCCATACCGTTGACGAACAGCAGCACCGGGCCCTCGCCCGGCAGCTCGGCGAGGATCGGCTCCAGCAGGCGGCGCGCCACGTCCTTCGCCGGGACCAGCTTCTCGCGGTGGCGGCCGGGCTCGCCGTGGATCCCGATGCCCACCTCGATCTCGTCCTCCCCGAGCTCGAAGGACGGTTTGCCGTTCGCGGGCACGGTCACGGAGGTCAGCGCCACGCCCATGGAGCGGGCGCGCTCGTTGACGCGGGTCGCGATCTCCGTGACCTGCTCCAGGTCGCGGCCCTCCTCGGCGGCGGCGCCGGCGATCTTCTCCACCAGCACGGTGCCGCCCACGCCGCGGCGACCGGCGGTGAAGGTGGAGTCCTCCACGGCGACGTCGTCGTTCGTGATGACGCTGCGCACCTCCGTGCCGGATTCCGCGACCGCGAGCTCCGCGGCCATCTCGAAGTTCATCACGTCGCCGGTGTAGTTCTTGACGACCTGCAGCACCCCGGCGCCGCGGTCCACGGCGGCGATCGCGGCGGCCATCTGATCGGGCACGGGGGAGGTGAACACCTCGCCGGCGCAGGCGGCGTCGAGCATGCCGTGGCCCACGAACCCGCCGTGGAGGGGCTCGTGGCCGCTGCCGCCGCCGGAGAGGATCGCGACGCGGCCCTCGGCCTTGGGCTCGGTGCGCAGCACCAGGCGGTGCTCGAGATCGACGGAGAGGGACTCGGGGTGGGCGAGGGCCATGCCGGCCAGGGCGTCGACGACGACGTCGTCGACGGCATCGATGAGTTTCTTCATGCGCCCCAACCTACCCGCGAATGTGGCGGCCGTCACCAGGACGGAGGTCCTCTCCGCCGTGCGCCTCGACGCCGCCTGCGGCGCCGTTCAGCGCACCAGCGCCGCGCCGTGCGCGGGGACCAGGCCGGGACCGGCGGCGGGCACGCCGTCGAGCATCGCCGCGCCGTCGATCGACTCGAGGATCTCGCCCGGCGCGGGCCGCGGCTCCTCGCCCAGGTTCAGCACCAGGCGCAGCGGCGCCGCCCCGTCGGCCGGATGCAGCGCGATCTCCGCCCACGTGTTCTCCAGCGTCTCCTCCCGCACCTGCACCGTCGCGGTGGCCAGAGAGCCCTCGCGTCGGCGCCGGCCCAGCAGGCGCCGGTGCACCTCGAGGATCCGCGGGGCGGCCTGCCCGGACAGCAGCTGCAGCCGCTCCGGGGTGTCGGCGCGGGCGGCGGCCCCGCTGCCGGAGGGGTCGGCCGACGGGGCCGCGGCGGCCTCGGGCGCGGCGCCGGTGCCCGCGCCGTCGGCCTCCGCGCGGGCGAGCACCTCCTCGGGCGTGCCGGGGAACGCGGGGCGGATCGCGTCGTCCCCGCCGGGCCGCTCCTCCTTCACGCCCACCGCGCCGAACTCGTCCCCGGCGTACACCGCGGGGATGCCTGGCAGCAGCGCCAGCAGCGCGATCGCGGCGGCGAGGTCCCGACCGTCGGGCAGCTGGGAGGCGATGCGGGTGGTGTCGTGGTTGCCGAGGAAGGTGAGCGGCAGACCGCCGCCGGAGGCCTGGAACCGGGCGAGGAAGTCCTGGTGGCGGCCCAGCGCGTGGGTGAGCTCGAACAGGTTCGCGTCCCGCAGCGAGGACCAGATCGCCTTCCACAGCTCGTACTGAGTGAGCGAGTCCGCTCCTGCGTCGCGGGCGAAGGCCGGGTAGTCGCCGTGGATCACCTCGCCCAGGATCCAGGCCTGCGGGTGCGTGGCCCGCACCCTCTCCAGGATCGGCGCCCACGCCTCCGCCCCCGCGGAGTACATCGCATCCAGCCGCCAGCCGTCGACACCGCGCTCCAGCCAGCGCCCCATGATCTCCACGACCCGCTCCTGCACCACCGTGTCGGCCAGATCGATCTCGATCAGGTCCTCGTTGCCCTCGAAGCCGTAGGGGCTGGTGCCCGCCCAGCGGATCCG encodes the following:
- a CDS encoding lamin tail domain-containing protein, which produces MLVTAPLVLAPPAAQAAVKKPLDIVKVYYNPPGKDYAKNSGYVKEFIQVKNTGSKTLTLSGYVIRDNGPQKFTVPRGTRLAPGKTLTIRSGKGRNTTSTLYWNKSSYIWNNTGDTARLYSAKGTLLESCRYKGVRKAASKSYVRSTSTTAYC
- a CDS encoding ABC transporter ATP-binding protein, translating into MTATAPTDRDDAENGALTAAEARESRKRSFALLGELISPVKGQFAVMAVMVVIAQLAVVAGPAIIAWGIDHGLPSLLAGDPWPATQAAALAVAAAIVGGVLTFGYVRQSVVVGQRMLLALRRKVFRFTQQQDLEFHESYTSGRIVSRQTSDMEALRELLDSGVNVMVGASLSMVFTIVLIVTMDPVTGLVMLLMLIPCVALTVWFQKRSSVEYRAIRTHSARLIVHFVEAMAGIRAVKAFRKEDRNQAEFDRLAQDYRDASMRSINVFGIYQPALRVLANVTIAAVLVVGGFRVLSGDLQVGVLVALVLYSRRFFQPVDEIANFYNAFQSAVSALEKIANLLAVRPHVAEAAAPTPLPSSDGQVDFEDVSFRYTADGPLVLQPMDLHIPAGQTIALVGQTGAGKSTVAKLIARFYDATAGSVQLDGVDLRDISMEDLTRNIVMVTQEAYLFSGTVADNIALGKPGASRQEIEAAARAIGADEFIEKLPYGYDTDVNKRGGRVSAGQRQLISFARAFLADPRVLILDEATSSLDIPSERMVQEGLTKLLGRRTSLIIAHRLTTVMIADRVLVVHGGEVVEDGSPTELVAAGGRFAALYQAWQESM
- a CDS encoding ABC transporter ATP-binding protein produces the protein MLGTMSRLWTTVRPIRFRLYLGLLSAMTASIVALMIPQVLEFIVNRLDTDATAATIWTGGAIVLGLGIVEASLIWLRRTFAVAPSTTVEKQIRVRFYEKVQHMPVSFHDGWGSGQLLSRMMSDINQIRRWIAFGMIMAVTNVVTIVVGMSLLVRSSAILALIFFVAAVPVTVIAYRFHRSFSVLSRLSQDQNGDLATTIEQSVQGIRVLKAFGRGPSALEGFTEQAEELRRTEVRKATAIARFDMFMFMLPELALGVALLVGLHLTANGDISTGQLASYFATATLVVGPVRMFGMLLGQAVNASTALDRHYEVMDSENAITSPEDARRIDTSAATGAVRLEGVHFRYEDAPDHVEDVIDGVDLEIRPGETMALVGVTGSGKSTLLQLVPRLYDVTSGTVRIDGVDVREMDLMDLRTLTAVAFEEATLFSDSVRENVLLGADPSLSEEQAEELLHLALRTADATYAYELPEGVDTRIGEEGMSLSGGQRQRLALARAIAAKPAVLLLDDPLSALDTKTEETVTQRLREVLEGTTTLIVAHRTSTVALADRVALLDGGRVVAVGTHTELMARSARYRWVIANQEEERRRDQDIETLTGELELRAIQEEGR
- the dhaM gene encoding dihydroxyacetone kinase phosphoryl donor subunit DhaM, whose translation is MTGIVVVSHSAPLARAAVDLAGQMLRGDGPEIAIAAGVADSAAPDGMALGTDAAAIAAAIERAADGQGVLVLMDLGSAIMSAHLALEMLDPDLAQRVRLSAAPLVEGLVGAAVTASTGASLEDVAGQADLAAEAKRLQVES
- the dhaL gene encoding dihydroxyacetone kinase subunit DhaL; this translates as MNTALTATDLAAWLHRCAALMEAHAEELTSLDAAIGDADHGANMSRGFRAVDGIADDAAAGGPAALLKKAGMTLVSTVGGASGPLYGTLLLRMASAAGDAESLDAAALGEAFAAGVQGVADRGKASPGEKTMLDAWTPALEAYRGAGDDLAAAATAGAAAAAQGREDTAPLTATKGRASYLGERSVGHIDPGAASTALLWQALAETVTGEESR
- the dhaK gene encoding dihydroxyacetone kinase subunit DhaK, which gives rise to MKKLIDAVDDVVVDALAGMALAHPESLSVDLEHRLVLRTEPKAEGRVAILSGGGSGHEPLHGGFVGHGMLDAACAGEVFTSPVPDQMAAAIAAVDRGAGVLQVVKNYTGDVMNFEMAAELAVAESGTEVRSVITNDDVAVEDSTFTAGRRGVGGTVLVEKIAGAAAEEGRDLEQVTEIATRVNERARSMGVALTSVTVPANGKPSFELGEDEIEVGIGIHGEPGRHREKLVPAKDVARRLLEPILAELPGEGPVLLFVNGMGGTPLLELYILAKDAHEVLAEAGVEVSRHLVGNYITSLDMAGASITLLRLDEELTALWDAPVSTPALRRGL
- a CDS encoding alpha-amylase family glycosyl hydrolase, yielding MTETAPSAPSHHAPDWIRDAICWQVYPLGFCGAPQHREDLTGEGYGGADGENVVHRLRRLTGWLDHLVGLGANVLLLNPVFDSVSHGYDTLEHRRLDPRLGDEEDIDALIAACHERGIRVVLDGVFNHVSHLHPTARSAIAAGPGTAEGDRIRWAGTSPYGFEGNEDLIEIDLADTVVQERVVEIMGRWLERGVDGWRLDAMYSAGAEAWAPILERVRATHPQAWILGEVIHGDYPAFARDAGADSLTQYELWKAIWSSLRDANLFELTHALGRHQDFLARFQASGGGLPLTFLGNHDTTRIASQLPDGRDLAAAIALLALLPGIPAVYAGDEFGAVGVKEERPGGDDAIRPAFPGTPEEVLARAEADGAGTGAAPEAAAAPSADPSGSGAAARADTPERLQLLSGQAAPRILEVHRRLLGRRRREGSLATATVQVREETLENTWAEIALHPADGAAPLRLVLNLGEEPRPAPGEILESIDGAAMLDGVPAAGPGLVPAHGAALVR